In Zingiber officinale cultivar Zhangliang chromosome 3B, Zo_v1.1, whole genome shotgun sequence, a single window of DNA contains:
- the LOC121968183 gene encoding MADS-box transcription factor 23-like isoform X2: MGRGKIVIKKIDNMTSRQVTFSKRRTGLFKKAKELAILCDAEIGLIIFSDTGRLYEFSSSNMKSLIEKYSKAKEENHLIVFAASDVKFWQKEAASLRQQFHNLQQNHRKMMGEELSGLSVADLQNLQNQLESSLRGVIMRKEQLLFEEIQELDRKGRLIGQENMELYKKVNLMRQENEQLHKKIYETRAEDDTDRASSVRHSFSVTDETYMPIQLQLSQPQTECHNSGHQLH, from the exons ATGGGGCGAGGAAAGATTGTGATCAAGAAGATCGACAACATGACGAGTAGACAAGTGACCTTCTCAAAGCGAAGGACTGGTTTGTTCAAGAAGGCTAAGGAGCTGGCCATCCTGTGTGATGCTGAGATCGGCCTCATCATCTTCTCTGACACCGGTCGCCTCTACGAGTTTTCTAGCTCCAA CATGAAGTCTCTGATTGAGAAATACAGCAAGGCAAAAGAAGAGAACCATTTGATTGTGTTTGCAGCTTCAGATGTTAAG TTTTGGCAGAAGGAGGCAGCGAGCTTGAGGCAACAATTTCACAACTTGCAACAAAATCACAG GAAGATGATGGGGGAGGAGCTTTCTGGTTTGAGTGTCGCCGATCTGCAGAATCTACAGAACCAACTGGAATCGAGTCTGCGGGGTGTCATAATGAGGAAG GAACAACTTTTATTCGAAGAGATTCAAGAACTCGATCGAAAG GGAAGGCTAATTGGTCAAGAAAATATGGAACTATACAAGAAGGTAAACTTGATGAGGCAAGAAAATGAGCAACTACACAAGAAG ATTTACGAAACAAGGGCGGAGGATGACACCGATAGGGCTTCGAGTGTTCGACACAGTTTTAGTGTCACCGACGAAACATACATGCCCATTCAACTTCAACTAAGCCAACCACAAACTGAATGTCACAACTCAGG ACATCAGCTGCACTGA
- the LOC121968183 gene encoding MADS-box transcription factor 23-like isoform X1: MGRGKIVIKKIDNMTSRQVTFSKRRTGLFKKAKELAILCDAEIGLIIFSDTGRLYEFSSSNMKSLIEKYSKAKEENHLIVFAASDVKFWQKEAASLRQQFHNLQQNHRKMMGEELSGLSVADLQNLQNQLESSLRGVIMRKEQLLFEEIQELDRKGRLIGQENMELYKKVNLMRQENEQLHKKIYETRAEDDTDRASSVRHSFSVTDETYMPIQLQLSQPQTECHNSGRHQLH, encoded by the exons ATGGGGCGAGGAAAGATTGTGATCAAGAAGATCGACAACATGACGAGTAGACAAGTGACCTTCTCAAAGCGAAGGACTGGTTTGTTCAAGAAGGCTAAGGAGCTGGCCATCCTGTGTGATGCTGAGATCGGCCTCATCATCTTCTCTGACACCGGTCGCCTCTACGAGTTTTCTAGCTCCAA CATGAAGTCTCTGATTGAGAAATACAGCAAGGCAAAAGAAGAGAACCATTTGATTGTGTTTGCAGCTTCAGATGTTAAG TTTTGGCAGAAGGAGGCAGCGAGCTTGAGGCAACAATTTCACAACTTGCAACAAAATCACAG GAAGATGATGGGGGAGGAGCTTTCTGGTTTGAGTGTCGCCGATCTGCAGAATCTACAGAACCAACTGGAATCGAGTCTGCGGGGTGTCATAATGAGGAAG GAACAACTTTTATTCGAAGAGATTCAAGAACTCGATCGAAAG GGAAGGCTAATTGGTCAAGAAAATATGGAACTATACAAGAAGGTAAACTTGATGAGGCAAGAAAATGAGCAACTACACAAGAAG ATTTACGAAACAAGGGCGGAGGATGACACCGATAGGGCTTCGAGTGTTCGACACAGTTTTAGTGTCACCGACGAAACATACATGCCCATTCAACTTCAACTAAGCCAACCACAAACTGAATGTCACAACTCAGG CAGACATCAGCTGCACTGA
- the LOC121968183 gene encoding MADS-box transcription factor 23-like isoform X3, with product MGRGKIVIKKIDNMTSRQVTFSKRRTGLFKKAKELAILCDAEIGLIIFSDTGRLYEFSSSNMKSLIEKYSKAKEENHLIVFAASDVKKEAASLRQQFHNLQQNHRKMMGEELSGLSVADLQNLQNQLESSLRGVIMRKEQLLFEEIQELDRKGRLIGQENMELYKKVNLMRQENEQLHKKIYETRAEDDTDRASSVRHSFSVTDETYMPIQLQLSQPQTECHNSGRHQLH from the exons ATGGGGCGAGGAAAGATTGTGATCAAGAAGATCGACAACATGACGAGTAGACAAGTGACCTTCTCAAAGCGAAGGACTGGTTTGTTCAAGAAGGCTAAGGAGCTGGCCATCCTGTGTGATGCTGAGATCGGCCTCATCATCTTCTCTGACACCGGTCGCCTCTACGAGTTTTCTAGCTCCAA CATGAAGTCTCTGATTGAGAAATACAGCAAGGCAAAAGAAGAGAACCATTTGATTGTGTTTGCAGCTTCAGATGTTAAG AAGGAGGCAGCGAGCTTGAGGCAACAATTTCACAACTTGCAACAAAATCACAG GAAGATGATGGGGGAGGAGCTTTCTGGTTTGAGTGTCGCCGATCTGCAGAATCTACAGAACCAACTGGAATCGAGTCTGCGGGGTGTCATAATGAGGAAG GAACAACTTTTATTCGAAGAGATTCAAGAACTCGATCGAAAG GGAAGGCTAATTGGTCAAGAAAATATGGAACTATACAAGAAGGTAAACTTGATGAGGCAAGAAAATGAGCAACTACACAAGAAG ATTTACGAAACAAGGGCGGAGGATGACACCGATAGGGCTTCGAGTGTTCGACACAGTTTTAGTGTCACCGACGAAACATACATGCCCATTCAACTTCAACTAAGCCAACCACAAACTGAATGTCACAACTCAGG CAGACATCAGCTGCACTGA